In the Pseudomonas orientalis genome, one interval contains:
- the nadC gene encoding carboxylating nicotinate-nucleotide diphosphorylase, which yields MPNLRLADLAAEIEANVRRALLEDIGSGDITAQLIPAERLAKATIITRDAAVVAGTAWVDTVFRQLDPRVAVHWQVADGERVSPNQPLFHLEGPARSLLTGERSALNFLQMLSGVATRARYLADFVASTQVKLLDTRKTLPGLRLAQKYAVTCGGCHNHRIGLYDAFLIKENHIAACGGIAQAISAAHKIAPGKPVEVEVESLEELREALAAGADIVMLDELSLDDMREAVRLNAGVAKLEASGGINESTLLPIAETGVDYISIGAMTKDVKAVDLSMRLSI from the coding sequence ATGCCGAACCTGCGTCTTGCCGACCTCGCCGCCGAAATCGAAGCCAACGTGCGCCGCGCACTGCTGGAAGACATCGGCAGTGGTGATATCACCGCACAGTTGATCCCGGCCGAACGGCTGGCCAAGGCCACGATCATTACCCGCGATGCGGCCGTTGTCGCCGGGACGGCCTGGGTGGATACGGTATTCCGCCAACTGGACCCACGCGTCGCCGTGCATTGGCAGGTGGCCGATGGTGAACGCGTCAGTCCCAACCAACCGCTGTTTCACCTTGAAGGCCCGGCGCGCTCGCTGCTCACTGGTGAACGCAGTGCGCTGAATTTTCTGCAAATGCTGTCAGGTGTTGCCACCCGTGCCCGATACCTGGCGGATTTCGTCGCCAGCACCCAGGTCAAGCTGCTGGACACGCGCAAGACATTGCCGGGCCTGCGCCTGGCGCAGAAATACGCGGTCACCTGCGGCGGTTGCCACAATCATCGCATCGGGCTGTATGACGCCTTCCTGATCAAGGAAAACCATATCGCCGCGTGCGGGGGCATTGCCCAGGCTATCAGCGCGGCCCACAAAATCGCGCCGGGCAAGCCGGTGGAGGTCGAAGTGGAAAGCCTGGAGGAGTTGCGCGAAGCATTGGCGGCGGGCGCCGATATCGTCATGTTGGATGAACTGAGCCTGGACGACATGCGCGAAGCCGTGCGGCTGAACGCGGGCGTGGCCAAGCTGGAAGCCAGCGGCGGCATCAATGAAAGCACCCTGCTGCCCATCGCCGAGACCGGTGTTGACTACATCTCCATTGGCGCGATGACCAAGGATGTGAAGGCCGTGGATTTATCGATGCGGCTGAGTATCTAA